CGATCTGCTCCGGTTTAATCAGCGTCTGACCGGGTTCCGGGGTAGCGTAGGGATTATTGGGGTTGTAGTTCCTGCCGTCGAACAGGATCATGTTGTCGGGAAAGTGTTCACGGCCGCCATCGTCGAATCCGAGGTAGTCGGTCTTACCGCGTCCGTAACCCAGGAATTCTTTCCCGGTAACGCCGGAAATATATTTACTGCCTACGCTGATAGTGGTAAAGTTCTGATGAGGGATGGCGAAAGTATTTACCTGGACGAGACCGCCGCCGAAGCCGAAGCTCATGTCTGGCGTGGAGGTCTTGGACACCACTACGTTATCGATCAGGTTATTGGGAATGATATCAAACTCGAAATCCCGAACCTGCACGTCTGTACTGGGCAGGATGGCCCCGTCCATCATCGCGAGGTTGTACCGTTCCGCGATACCGCGGATCACGACGCGGCGGTTATCATTGGTGCTGACGCCGGAGATCCTTTTGAGGGTTTCGCCGATATGCTTGTCGGGCAGCACGGAGATCTGTTCGCGGCTGATACCGTTTGAAATACCGGCTTCATTTTTCTGCCGGGCGTACAACGACGCTACAGACTCACGGCTGGCGGAAGAGGTAACCACCACCCCGCTCAGGGTACTTTTCTGCCTTTTCAGCGTTACGTTCAGATCGAAGGTCTGCCCGTCTTTCACTACGATATCCGTGATGCGTTTGGCGCCGTAGCCGATGGAAGATATTTCCGCCTCGTACTTCCCGGGCGGCAGGGCAATGACGAAAGAGCCGTCCGCCTTGGTGGTGGTACCCTTATTCCCCACGCGAACGGTTACGAAAGGAAGTGCCTCACCGCTGGATTCGTCGATCACCTTGCCAGAGATGCGGCCGTCCGCCCGTTGCGTAACCGGCGCCGGTGCGTCGTTAACGGCAACCGGTTTGAGAATGATAGCGCCCATATCGCTGGCGCTGTGTGTAATACCCAGCGCAGATTGCAGGGTGTTCAATAATTCTTTGATGGAAGGATGGCCGTTTTTAAAATGCAGGGGTTGCTCCAGCCGTCCGCTCACTTCCTTTCCGAAAGTAAACTGAACGGACTCCGCCTTTTCGATCAGGGCGATCACTTCCTTCCCTTTCAGCTCAGTCCTGGGCAGCGTGATCAGCCGGGCCATATCCTGGGCCCTTGAGCCGCCGGAAGCCAGCAGACCGGCAATAAAAACAACGATACAATGTATCTTGATTTGCATAACTTTAGGTGATTAAATGTTGCTTCGCTTTTTGGTGCGGTACGTTTAACAATGGCTGTCCTGGGTGGTGAGATACCCCGGCAGCGTGAGCCGGCCTGCTACCACAGGCCGGTTTCTTTTTGGCGTAATTCTCAGTGCATGCGTTCGATAGCTTTTAGCGTGGTTAGTAAATAATGATGTTGTTACGGTCCTTTTTATAGCGGAAACCCAGCGTCTGCGAGAGTAACGAGACCGCTTCCCCGGCAGAAAGGTTCCTGAGGCGGATGGTGACGGGTTCCGTTTTCCATTTTTCGTTGGTAATGGTGATGGGGATGTTGTACCAGCCGGACAATGCCTGCACTACCTCTTCCAGCGGCTCCTGGTGGAAGACCATGCCTTTATTCCACCATTCACAGAGCATGGCGGCATTCACGTCATCGATAGAGAAGTCTTGCCGCTGCACATGCAGCCTAAGCCGTTTGCCGGGCGTCAGCTCAGCCAGCGGGCGACCGTCGAAATGCACGCCAACTTTACCCGTTCGCACAGTTATGGCGGCATGCAGGCTGTCGGTCGCCATCACTTCGAAGGATGTGCCCAGTACTTTGGTGACTATCTTTCCCGATGTCACCTGGAATGGCCGGGCAGCATCGGCCTTCACTTCGAAGAACACCCGTCCGGTTAGTGCGATGCGCCGGTCTTTGGTATTGTAATCGTCGGGAATGGTCAGCGTGGCACCGGGGAACAGATGGGCCACGGTGCTATCGGGCAGGGTTACTTTCTTGTGGGAACCCGGTTGGGCAGAAATAGTCTGGACTACGGGCAGGTGGTCGGTTGCAGGCCGCAGCCAAAGGGCGCACGCGATCAGGATTGCCACGGCTGCCGCATAGGCCAGCCATTTGCTGGAAACAGGGAAAATCCGCGCGGGCCTGGCGGACTGCCAACCGGCGCGCGCGGCGAAGGACTGCCACAAGCGGTCATGTACCGCGTTTTGGGTTTCGGGGGCGAGGGATTGGAGGTCTTCCGGCCGTTGCTGCAGCCACTGCTCCACCCAGGATTTTTCCGGATCGGTAGCCGTACCAGCGAGGTACCTGTCGATGATGTCTCCCAATTGTTCGATGTTCATATGGCAAGGAAGGTTTTCGTCCCTACCTATATGCGTGTGAAAGGGGTGATTTCAACCATCGGCAAATGTTACCAAATCATTACCAAAATGGATGGCTTAGAAATGCTGGAAGAAAATAGCCGTGAGCATGGCTTCTTTGAGATGTTTGCGGAGTTTGTGATAGCTGGCATTCAGCTGGTTACGGACCGTTTGTTCGGAGACGTCGAGGAGCCGGGAGATTTCCCTGACGGAGAGGTCTTTTTCCTGCCGGAGGCGGTACACCTGCTGCATTTTCTCCGGCAGTCGTGATACTTCCGCCTCTACGAGCGACTGGAATTCCTTCAGCTGAAGGGGATCGAGGAATGAGATGAAGGCAGGCAGGACGGTTTTCTCCAGTTCTTCCTTCCTGCCTGCCAATTTACTGGCCCTGGAGAGGAAGGCCAGCACTTCATATTGCACAGCAGCGTGGAGATAAGCGGCCAGGGTGGTGGTTATGTTGACGGTCGCTCGGCGCGACCAGAGGCTGATCATTACATCCTGCACAACATCCTGCGCATCGGATTCGGATGGCAGGCGGTTGAGGGCGTACACGTAGAGCTTTTCCCAGTACCGGTCGAACAGGACTTTAAAGGCAGCGCCATCGTCCTGGCGGACACGTTGCCATATATCTAAATCAGTAAGCGCGCATGTCTGCATAAAAACAAAACATTGGAAAAGGCCGCCTAAAAGTACACGACTTTCCAACATGCGGATCTGTTCGCCGAAAATTTCATTATCATATAACTCAGCCGCCTGCGGCCCCTGGAGTTGCAGGGCGAGCACCTTGGAACGATTACCGATTTCCCCGGTCACCTCAGTGCGGTAGTTTCTCCCTAAAATATCCGTACGTCCATGTGCCGGCGATAGCGCTCAGCAGGACTACCGCCACAACCAGGGCCCCGGTTCCGATCTGGGCGAACAAAGGCCCGGGGCATGCGCCGGTGAGCGCCCATCCCAAACCGAAAATGAATCCTCCATAGATCTGCCCTTTATTGAATTTCTTGGGATGAAATTCGATCTGCTCTCCATGAATCGTTTTTATTTTTAATTTTTTGATCAGCCAAACGGAAATGGCACCGACCACAATGGCCGTACCGATAACCCCGTACATATGAAAGCTTTGCATCCTGAACATCTCCTGGATACGGAACCAGCTGATGATTTCAGCCTTTACGAAAACGACACCAAACAGTATTCCCACTGCAAGGTATTTAAGATTATACCACCAGGGATGCACTTTTTGGGATTCGTTAATGCAAATCGTATCCTGTGAACGTATTTCCATGTCGCTTTGCTGCGCTGTCTTATATGTAGTTGAATCCATGTTTTCTAATTTTACAATTGAAGGATGAAAGGCAAGATCAGATTTGCCATGATAAAACCGCCAGCCATGAACATGATCGTGGCAACTAACGAGGGCCATTGAAGATTACTCAATCCCATTATAGAATGCCCGGATGTGCAACCGCCGGCATATCGCGTACCGAATCCTACCAGGAATCCGCCCCCTACCAGCATAATCAGCCCCCTCAAACTGAAAAGGCTCCCGAAGGAAAAAGTTCTGCCGGCAGCAGGCCCGTGTGATCTGATATCCCGTAACCAGCCAGTTCACTGGCGAGCGCGGGATGGATTTCGACCGGACTGATGTTGGGAATCAACTGAGCAGCTATAATGGCCCCCACGATGATCCCTCCCACAAAGAAGAAATTCCATATTTCCTTTCTCCAATCATATTGAAAAAACTTGATACCGGAAGGGAAACAGGCCGCGCATGCATGGCGGAGATTGGCGGAAATACCAAAATGTTTGTTGCCCAGTATCAATAGCGCCGGTACGATAAGCCCGATCAAGGCTCCAGCAATATACCATGGCCAGGGTTGTTGTAAGACATGCATTATTTATTGTGTTTATTTTGCAAGTTAATGGGTAAATGAGGCGCCGTCGGTGACCTGAATCACTGACCGGCAGCCCGGCACATCAGCGGCAACGCGACCGGCCTCTCACCGGGCACGACGCACCGCTGCAACAGCCTGCGTTAAAAATACCCATCAACATGAGCATCACGCCTGCAACACCCAGCAGCAATTGCTGGTCGACAATAGCATAAATCACCGCAGCCAAACCGACCGCCAACCTGACGAACCGCATAATTGTCCAGTTCTTTAATTGGAATAAATTTTTCATTGATAGTGCTTTAATGGTTTCCTTTTTCCAACAAGGCAGACTGCAATGCCGCTATACCGCCGCCGTTGTAGATTTCTTTATAACCCTCTTTTTGTAATTGAGAAACAGCCATTCCACTCCGGCTGCCGCTTCTGCAATAAAATATTACCGGCTTTTCACCGAGGCCGCGTATCTCCTGCTTTCTGTTGAAAATATCAGGGAGCGGAATATTGAGGGCACCCGGAATATGGCCTTCCTGGTATTCATCCGGTGTTCTGACGTCGACGAAAATTGTTGTATCGTCTATTAACTCTGCTATTTTCATAATTTTAACTATAAACATGTTGATAAATGATTTTTAAATGGGTTTTATTGGGCTACAGGTTTTCCTGCTTCTATCCATTTATGCATACCTGATGCGAAATTCAGGATGTTCGTGTAGCCTTTTTTTGCCAGCAGGGAATACCCGATAGATGACCGGTCACCTCCCTGACAATGAATAATTACTTTCTTATCCTTGCTGATTTTGTCGAGATTATTCAACAGATTGCCGACAAAAACATGTTCAGCCTGCGGAATGTGCCCGGCATTATATTCGGTTGCTCCCCGCAGGTCAACCACCTGTATTCCGTTTTGTTCATACAGGCTTTCAAATTCATGCAACGATATTAACTGTGCGTGATCGAGCCGCTCACCCGCCTGCTGCCAGATTTCCAGGGAAGGTATATAACCATATATGTTATCCAGCCCAATACGCATCAATTTACGGGTCAGATCATCCAACTCGTGGGGCGCAGCAATTAATACAAACGGCGTATCATAATCCAACAGCCAGCCAGCCCATGTATTGAAGGAATTATTGTGCTGGATATTGATACTGCCCGGGATATATCCTTTGGCGAACTCAGACTTATTCCGGGTATCGATTACTATATATCCTTTTTCGCGCGCGGATTTCAGTTCTGTATAATTTAATTCCCTGATCTCCGGCACCTTCGTCAGCAATGGCCGGGACACCTTGTTGAGTTGCTTCATCTTCGCAAAATAACGGGGTGGCTCGGGTTGGTCCGCCAACAGATACCGGACGAAACCTGCTTCATCTTCTTCAAACCGGAATGCCCAGTTTCTTACAATTTCATATCCGGTAGTGGTGGAAGGCACTGTTCCCAGCGCCTTGCCGCAGGCAGAGCCGGCTCCATGGCCGGGCCATACCTGAACGAAAGGTGGTAAGGCACTGAATTTTTTAAGCGAAGCGAACATCTGGTGCGCTCCCGCCTCCTGCGTCCCTTTAAGACCGGCGGCCTTTTCTAAAAGATCGGGCCGGCCGATATCTCCTACAAATACGAAGTCCCCGGTAAACAACATGACGGGCGCTTCACTTGCCGGATGATCGGTTAGCAGGAAGCTAATGCTTTCCGGGGTATGTCCGGGTGTATGCAGTACGTCAAATGTGAGGTTTCCCAATTGAATCCTGCTGCCGTCTTTCAGCCCAATGTGATCAAACTCATATTGCCAGTCAGGTCCGCCTTCATCGGACAGATACAGGTCCGCACCGGTGAGTGCAGACAATTCTCTCGCTCCAGAGAGGAAATCGGCATGGATATGCGTTTCCATAACATGGGTGATTTTCATTTTCTGCTCCTGTGCGATTTGTATGTAAGTGTCTACATCCCTTTTAGGGTCGATTACCGCGGCGATACCAGCCTTCTGACAACCGATGAAGTAGCTCCCCTGTGCGAGGCCCCGATCATAAATATGTTGAAAATACATCGTCAATTATTTTTTGTTTCCACAAAGATCGAACACCATTCTTTTACCGTCGGTGATATGTGTCACACACCGGGCATCAATACCGGTATGGGGCGTGGTGACTTGGGTCACTGACGAAAAGTGCGATGATTGTCAACTTTGCAAAAAACATCATTACATGGAATGGATTGGGTACATAGCCTCTTTGCTGATCGGTATGTCTTTGGGACTGATAGGCGGAGGCGGATCAATATTGACGATGCCGGTGATGGTATATTTTTTTGGGTTGTCTCCTGTGACTGCGATTTCATATTCATTGTTCGTAGTAGGTTCCACCAGCCTGGTAGGTGCCGCCAAACAATACAGGCAGGGAGCAGTAAACGTCAGGATGGCATTATTGTTTGCGGCAACTTCCATGATCACTGTTTTTCTCACCCGGAAATGGCTGGTGCCGCATATTCCTGAGCACATAGCCGATATTCATGGATTTCAGGTTACGGAGGATTGGCTTACTATGGTGTTATTCGCCGTACTGATGTTGATTTCGTCCGTTTTCATGGTACGGAAACAAAGGAAGGCTGCCAAGACTAAATTCGACTCCGGTCATACAAATATTTTTAAGCTCGTCCTGTATGGGACGGGCATTGGTTTGGTAACCGGGTTATTGGGTGCTGGAGGTGGCTTTCTGCTAATTCCTGCATTGGTGCTGCTATTGCATTTGCCGATGAAAGAAGCGGTTGGCACCTCCCTGCTCGTGATAGCGCTGAACTCGCTGATTGGATTTGCAGGAGATGTACATGCAGGTAATATCGACTGGCGTTTTCTACTTACCATAACCGGTTTGGCGATAGCAGGCATTCTGGTGGGAAGCTACCTCAACCAGTTGATCCCGGCAGGAAAGCTGAAAAAAACATTTGGATGGTTTGTACTGGTGATGGGGATTTACATTTTAATCCGGGAAATGTCGGGATTATCGTAATCCTGTTAAATTTTTCCGTACAAGGCAACCGTTGAATATGCAGCATTATTTTATCTATTAAGCGATAATCCAGGCAGCAGTCAGACAACTTCAGGATCATTGAAAACAAAAGGAAACTCGACTTAATAAATAAAATCAGCGCCAAGCAGGGGTGTCGGAGAAGATTTGCGGGATGGAGGCGATTATCGCACTTCTCTTATTGATACATTGTTCGGCTATCGAACCGAAAATATCAATCCGCTTTTCGTCCGAATCGCGCAGCTGCAGAGGGAATTGACTAAAAACGAAAAAGGGGACAATCACTTTTTAGATGATTTGTCCCCTTCTGCGGACCGGACGGGACTACGGGTATCAAATCGAAGTATGCAGCGGTTTACATAAGCTACCGTTACGGTGTTGATTTTCAACATTCTATAACACCGTTCTCTTTTCTTTCATAGTACCTTTATTGAGGTTGACAACATTGAACTCGACTAAAAAATCGACTAAACTATGTTGTTACCAATCAAACCGATCTGCCCAAAGAACAAGGTACGCCGGGATGGCACGGGGCTGATCTTCATCCAGTATTGCGGCGCCGACAATAAAAAGGTGCTGCTGAATACGGAAATCGCCATCCCTCCCAAATTTTGGAACCGGAAATTCCTCCGGGTTATGCCTGACCTACCGGCCCGATACGGAAGGGCCGCTGACCTGGGCGCGCGGCTGGCCTCCCTGCTGCGGATGGTAGAGGACATTATTTCCTATGCGGTGAAAGAGAAGATTCCGGATGTAGGCGCATTCCTGAAACAGACCTTCCGTCCGGACTTTGATCCTTCCGGTCTATTTGAGGCGGCGGAGCTGGCGGCGAAAACCAATCCCGGTATCAACCTCGATATCTATTTCCAGATCGAGCATTATATCCAATGCAAGACCGGGAAGGTGTCTCCGGCTACTATCAACGTGTTCAAGACCATGAAGGAGCATGTACTGGCTTACGAGACTTACCGGGAAGCCCCGATCACCTTTGATAGCTTCGATTACTCGTTTTACGAGGGGTTCGTGGACTTCCTGACCTACGAGTACATCCAACCCCGCCGGAAAATCCCTACAAAGGGGCTGCGGCTAGCTTCCATTGGCAAAACCGTGAAACACCTCCGCCTGTTCCTCCGCGACCGGATGCGCCGGAAGATCATCCCTCCCATTGACCTATCGGATTTCAAGATACTGGACGAGGATGCAGACGCTATTTACCTCACCTCGGCGGAGATCATGCACATTTACGGGCTAGACTTGGCTGACCGGCCAGACCTGGCCCCCTGCCGGGATTTGTTCGTTTTGGGGTGCCTTACGGGGCTACGTTTCTCGGATTTCACCTCACTGAAGGGTAGCGACATACGGAAAGGGATGCTACATAAGAAACAGGAGAAGTCGGATCATTGGGTGGTGGTGCCGCTACGGAAACAGGCGGAAGAAATATTTGTGGAACGGTTCCGGGAGGGAGTTCCGGTTTTCAGTAACGTGATGTTTAACCGGCTGATAAAGGAAGTAGCGAAGCTGGCGGGGATCGTGGAGCCGGTGCGGTTCACTCATAAGAAAGGAAACAAGGATATAGTGACGGTT
Above is a genomic segment from Chitinophaga pollutisoli containing:
- a CDS encoding DUF6691 family protein; its protein translation is MALVSCHDHVHGWRFYHGKSDLAFHPSIVKLENMDSTTYKTAQQSDMEIRSQDTICINESQKVHPWWYNLKYLAVGILFGVVFVKAEIISWFRIQEMFRMQSFHMYGVIGTAIVVGAISVWLIKKLKIKTIHGEQIEFHPKKFNKGQIYGGFIFGLGWALTGACPGPLFAQIGTGALVVAVVLLSAIAGTWTYGYFREKLPH
- a CDS encoding rhodanese-like domain-containing protein, encoding MKIAELIDDTTIFVDVRTPDEYQEGHIPGALNIPLPDIFNRKQEIRGLGEKPVIFYCRSGSRSGMAVSQLQKEGYKEIYNGGGIAALQSALLEKGNH
- a CDS encoding YeeE/YedE thiosulfate transporter family protein; amino-acid sequence: MHVLQQPWPWYIAGALIGLIVPALLILGNKHFGISANLRHACAACFPSGIKFFQYDWRKEIWNFFFVGGIIVGAIIAAQLIPNISPVEIHPALASELAGYGISDHTGLLPAELFPSGAFSV
- a CDS encoding site-specific integrase, yielding MLLPIKPICPKNKVRRDGTGLIFIQYCGADNKKVLLNTEIAIPPKFWNRKFLRVMPDLPARYGRAADLGARLASLLRMVEDIISYAVKEKIPDVGAFLKQTFRPDFDPSGLFEAAELAAKTNPGINLDIYFQIEHYIQCKTGKVSPATINVFKTMKEHVLAYETYREAPITFDSFDYSFYEGFVDFLTYEYIQPRRKIPTKGLRLASIGKTVKHLRLFLRDRMRRKIIPPIDLSDFKILDEDADAIYLTSAEIMHIYGLDLADRPDLAPCRDLFVLGCLTGLRFSDFTSLKGSDIRKGMLHKKQEKSDHWVVVPLRKQAEEIFVERFREGVPVFSNVMFNRLIKEVAKLAGIVEPVRFTHKKGNKDIVTVRPKWGWVTSHTCRRSFCTNEFLAGTPVELIMRISGHKSLRDFYRYIRITPEEAGQKIKAIWLERGEIIDA
- a CDS encoding FecR domain-containing protein gives rise to the protein MNIEQLGDIIDRYLAGTATDPEKSWVEQWLQQRPEDLQSLAPETQNAVHDRLWQSFAARAGWQSARPARIFPVSSKWLAYAAAVAILIACALWLRPATDHLPVVQTISAQPGSHKKVTLPDSTVAHLFPGATLTIPDDYNTKDRRIALTGRVFFEVKADAARPFQVTSGKIVTKVLGTSFEVMATDSLHAAITVRTGKVGVHFDGRPLAELTPGKRLRLHVQRQDFSIDDVNAAMLCEWWNKGMVFHQEPLEEVVQALSGWYNIPITITNEKWKTEPVTIRLRNLSAGEAVSLLSQTLGFRYKKDRNNIIIY
- a CDS encoding rhodanese-like domain-containing protein — translated: MYFQHIYDRGLAQGSYFIGCQKAGIAAVIDPKRDVDTYIQIAQEQKMKITHVMETHIHADFLSGARELSALTGADLYLSDEGGPDWQYEFDHIGLKDGSRIQLGNLTFDVLHTPGHTPESISFLLTDHPASEAPVMLFTGDFVFVGDIGRPDLLEKAAGLKGTQEAGAHQMFASLKKFSALPPFVQVWPGHGAGSACGKALGTVPSTTTGYEIVRNWAFRFEEDEAGFVRYLLADQPEPPRYFAKMKQLNKVSRPLLTKVPEIRELNYTELKSAREKGYIVIDTRNKSEFAKGYIPGSINIQHNNSFNTWAGWLLDYDTPFVLIAAPHELDDLTRKLMRIGLDNIYGYIPSLEIWQQAGERLDHAQLISLHEFESLYEQNGIQVVDLRGATEYNAGHIPQAEHVFVGNLLNNLDKISKDKKVIIHCQGGDRSSIGYSLLAKKGYTNILNFASGMHKWIEAGKPVAQ
- a CDS encoding YeeE/YedE thiosulfate transporter family protein, which codes for MLVGGGFLVGFGTRYAGGCTSGHSIMGLSNLQWPSLVATIMFMAGGFIMANLILPFILQL
- a CDS encoding sigma-70 family RNA polymerase sigma factor, with the translated sequence MQTCALTDLDIWQRVRQDDGAAFKVLFDRYWEKLYVYALNRLPSESDAQDVVQDVMISLWSRRATVNITTTLAAYLHAAVQYEVLAFLSRASKLAGRKEELEKTVLPAFISFLDPLQLKEFQSLVEAEVSRLPEKMQQVYRLRQEKDLSVREISRLLDVSEQTVRNQLNASYHKLRKHLKEAMLTAIFFQHF
- a CDS encoding sulfite exporter TauE/SafE family protein — translated: MEWIGYIASLLIGMSLGLIGGGGSILTMPVMVYFFGLSPVTAISYSLFVVGSTSLVGAAKQYRQGAVNVRMALLFAATSMITVFLTRKWLVPHIPEHIADIHGFQVTEDWLTMVLFAVLMLISSVFMVRKQRKAAKTKFDSGHTNIFKLVLYGTGIGLVTGLLGAGGGFLLIPALVLLLHLPMKEAVGTSLLVIALNSLIGFAGDVHAGNIDWRFLLTITGLAIAGILVGSYLNQLIPAGKLKKTFGWFVLVMGIYILIREMSGLS